The Eubacterium ventriosum genome includes the window TAACAATAATCCTATTGCTGATTTGAATAAAAAGCTGCATTCAATATATTTCTAATAGGAGTGTCGGCATTGGCCGTGTTTGCATGCTAAGCTGACAACCTTTTGGAAAAGATTGCAGTTACAAATAGAAAAAGATACTTAGATTATTAATATTATGTAGTAGAAGGGAAACAACAAAATGAATGAAAGTATACTTGAGATTCTAAAAAAAATGGATAAGGAAACACCAGCCACAAAGATAATGATAGAAAAAGTTGAAAAGGAGTGGAATATTAGTTTACCATGTGAGTATAAGCAGTTGATTTTATTTTCAAACGGTATAGAAGGGCCAATTGGAAAGGCAAATTATTTATCAATTTGGCCAATAAATGAACTAATTGAATTAAATCAAGAATATGCTGTCGATGAGTTCTTACCAGGAATTAAATATTTTGGTTCTGATGGGGGAGATATGGCATATGGATTTGAATTTGATCATGATAGGACTACAATAATTGAAATACCTTTTGATTCGATAAATAAGGAAGAAGTGAAAAAATATGGTGAATCTTTTTTTGAATTTCTAATCGAGAATAACAAGTAATTCTACATAAAAATTGTTGATTAAAATAGGAGAGTTAAAAATGTCATTGTGGAATGAATTAGAGGAGATGTTTGAGACATCAGGAAATTCGATTAAAGTATATAATGCAAAAGTGAAAACGTCCGGAGTTATTGAAAAAATAGGTGTTACAACTAATTCAGTACTTGGATGTATCATTTACAACTTGGAATTTCTATTAGTAGATAATTGGGTAAGAGTAATTGGAAGGGGAAATAAAGAGAAGTATGGAATAATTGACTTTAATTCGTATTTTATGAAATATGAAAAAAATATGTTTGTTGTTGCAACAGATGTAATTGGTGGCATATTTGCTATAAATCAAGGTAAATACTGCGAAGACATTGGAAAGGTTTGGTATTTAGCACCAGATACTTTGGAATGGGAGAGTTTATCTTTTGAATATTCAGAGTTTATTGCATGGCTTGCACAAGGAAATATAAATGAGTTTTATCAGAGCATGAGATGGAAAAATTGGAGAGATTTAGCAATAAATGTTGAAATAGATCAAGGAATTTTGATATATCCTTTTTTATGGTCTGATGAAATAATAATACAAAATGCAACAAAAAAAATAGT containing:
- a CDS encoding SMI1/KNR4 family protein; this translates as MNESILEILKKMDKETPATKIMIEKVEKEWNISLPCEYKQLILFSNGIEGPIGKANYLSIWPINELIELNQEYAVDEFLPGIKYFGSDGGDMAYGFEFDHDRTTIIEIPFDSINKEEVKKYGESFFEFLIENNK
- a CDS encoding DUF2625 family protein, whose amino-acid sequence is MSLWNELEEMFETSGNSIKVYNAKVKTSGVIEKIGVTTNSVLGCIIYNLEFLLVDNWVRVIGRGNKEKYGIIDFNSYFMKYEKNMFVVATDVIGGIFAINQGKYCEDIGKVWYLAPDTLEWESLSFEYSEFIAWLAQGNINEFYQSMRWKNWRDLAINVEIDQGILIYPFLWSDEIIIQNATKKIVPFYELVSINMEYISKLGIND